From Rhodoferax sp. AJA081-3, the proteins below share one genomic window:
- a CDS encoding YdiU family protein: MHDTPSDRTGLAPGWRWTNSFATLGTDFYSPMATQAVAQPHWVGVSASAATLLGLTPEALQTPDWLNILVGNQTAPGSQPLSSVYSGHQFGVWAGQLGDGRAALLGELTPPPDHHGVAQEVQLKGSGLTPYSRMGDGRAVLRSSIREFLCSEAMHGLGIPTTRALSVIGADHPVYREQPETAAVVARLAPSFIRFGHFEHFCHHNLHPQLRQLADYVIDRFYPACHTATTLNGNAYANFLQAVTERTAKMVAQWQAVGFCHGVMNTDNMSILGLTIDYGPFQFLDAFDPGHICNHSDNQGRYAFYKQPNVAYWNLYCLGQALLPLIEDQDLTIAALETYKTIYPVAVDACMAAKLGFPEVRQGQRELADDGLRLLAADRVDYSIFWRRLSHWVHNRENNAGTQDDSVRDLFLDRDGIDAWLLRYSEHLNDIPRGLAANLMMKTNPQYVLRNHLGELAIQAAKNKDFAAVAQLQQALERPFDEQPQFASFADFPPDWASGISISCSS, encoded by the coding sequence ATGCACGATACCCCCTCTGACCGCACCGGCCTGGCCCCTGGCTGGCGCTGGACCAACAGCTTTGCCACCCTGGGTACCGATTTTTACTCCCCCATGGCCACCCAAGCTGTGGCCCAACCCCATTGGGTGGGCGTCAGCGCATCGGCGGCCACGCTGCTAGGGCTGACACCCGAGGCACTGCAAACGCCAGATTGGCTGAACATCCTGGTTGGCAACCAGACGGCCCCGGGCTCACAACCCCTGTCCAGCGTCTACAGTGGTCACCAGTTTGGTGTGTGGGCGGGCCAGTTGGGCGATGGCCGCGCGGCCCTGCTGGGCGAATTGACACCGCCGCCAGACCACCATGGTGTGGCGCAAGAGGTGCAGCTCAAGGGCTCGGGGCTGACGCCCTACTCCCGCATGGGGGACGGCCGGGCCGTGCTGCGCTCCAGCATCCGCGAGTTTCTGTGCAGCGAGGCCATGCATGGTCTGGGTATTCCGACCACACGGGCCCTGTCCGTCATTGGCGCGGACCACCCGGTTTACCGCGAGCAACCCGAAACCGCCGCCGTGGTGGCCCGGTTGGCGCCCAGCTTCATCCGTTTTGGGCATTTTGAGCACTTTTGCCACCACAACCTGCACCCGCAACTGCGCCAGCTGGCCGACTACGTCATCGACCGTTTCTACCCCGCGTGCCACACGGCAACCACCCTGAACGGCAATGCCTACGCCAACTTCCTGCAGGCCGTGACCGAACGCACCGCCAAGATGGTGGCGCAGTGGCAGGCCGTGGGTTTTTGCCATGGCGTCATGAACACCGACAACATGAGCATCCTGGGCCTGACGATTGACTACGGCCCCTTCCAGTTCCTGGACGCGTTTGACCCCGGCCATATCTGCAACCACTCCGACAACCAGGGTCGTTACGCCTTCTACAAACAGCCCAACGTGGCCTACTGGAACCTGTATTGCCTGGGCCAGGCCCTGCTGCCCTTGATAGAAGACCAGGACCTGACCATTGCCGCGCTGGAAACCTACAAAACGATTTACCCCGTAGCCGTGGATGCCTGCATGGCGGCCAAGCTGGGTTTCCCCGAGGTTCGCCAGGGCCAGCGCGAACTGGCCGACGACGGGCTGCGCCTGCTGGCCGCCGACCGCGTGGACTACAGCATCTTCTGGCGCCGCCTGAGCCACTGGGTCCACAACCGCGAGAACAATGCCGGGACACAGGACGATTCGGTACGCGACCTGTTTTTGGACCGGGACGGCATCGACGCCTGGTTGCTACGGTATTCAGAGCACCTCAATGATATTCCACGGGGGCTAGCGGCCAATTTGATGATGAAGACCAACCCGCAATACGTGCTGCGCAACCATTTGGGTGAATTGGCCATCCAGGCCGCCAAAAACAAGGATTTTGCGGCGGTAGCACAATTGCAGCAGGCGCTGGAGCGCCCGTTTGACGAGCAGCCCCAGTTTGCATCCTTTGCCGACTTCCCGCCCGACTGGGCCAGCGGTATCTCGATCAGCTGCAGCTCCTGA
- a CDS encoding Crp/Fnr family transcriptional regulator, which produces MFPTTLSPARNFLQAQTWFKALPLEQQDTIETEVFTLTAERGQTLLQANERTQGWYGVLRGLVIISAPAHVGRRSDFLGVAAGEWFGEGSALKDEVRRYQVVALRDSELLCLPLANFRHLQATSLAFNQCLVSGLNLRLSQSMAMIEAGRTRSPEQRIALSLSRLFWSRTRQLDLTQDELASLAGMSRQTANRVLNVMQEQGVISLSMNRIKILDDTALTRLLDA; this is translated from the coding sequence ATGTTCCCCACCACTCTGAGTCCAGCCCGCAACTTTCTTCAAGCCCAGACCTGGTTCAAGGCCCTACCACTCGAACAACAGGACACCATAGAAACCGAAGTTTTCACGCTGACTGCAGAGCGTGGTCAGACACTGCTGCAAGCCAACGAACGCACTCAGGGCTGGTATGGCGTGTTGCGCGGCCTGGTCATCATTTCCGCGCCTGCTCACGTTGGGCGTCGCTCCGACTTTCTGGGTGTGGCAGCAGGAGAATGGTTTGGCGAAGGCTCGGCGTTAAAGGATGAAGTCCGCCGCTACCAGGTGGTGGCCCTGCGTGACAGCGAATTGTTGTGCCTGCCCCTGGCCAACTTCCGGCACCTGCAGGCCACCAGCCTCGCGTTTAACCAATGCCTGGTGTCGGGCCTGAACCTGCGCCTGTCCCAATCCATGGCCATGATCGAAGCCGGGCGCACGCGCAGCCCCGAGCAACGCATCGCCCTGTCGCTGAGCCGCCTGTTCTGGAGCCGCACCCGCCAGTTGGACCTGACACAGGACGAGCTCGCCAGTCTGGCCGGCATGTCCCGCCAAACGGCCAACCGGGTGCTCAATGTGATGCAGGAGCAGGGTGTGATCAGCTTGTCTATGAACCGCATCAAGATTCTGGACGACACCGCGCTGACACGGCTGCTGGACGCCTGA